A genomic segment from Labrys wisconsinensis encodes:
- a CDS encoding LacI family DNA-binding transcriptional regulator, protein MTDIARMAEVDISTVSRALANSPRVTEETKERIRRIVEETGYVVNHGARMLRSRSSNQILVLLGNIAATTFPEVVLGIEEAVQEHGYSVLVGSTHNDPERQEILANQLLTGAADGIILMTGLLPEVVRNFPNYEQHVVAVTRMVPDKRIPQVNIDNRAAMETAVAHLLALGHSRIVHLSGPLDSPTFQARAEGYRRAMRSAGAHPAVIPSQAFNIQAGIEAMERLLALPDRPTAIICASDEMAMGAISLATGKGIRVPDDMSFVGFDDIPFSVVMNPPLSTIHIPRRDMGRAGGRILLRNLTEGAGKAENVVLRHELIVRGSCGRLSRSR, encoded by the coding sequence ATGACGGACATCGCCCGCATGGCGGAGGTCGACATCTCGACCGTCAGCCGGGCCTTGGCGAACTCCCCGCGCGTGACGGAAGAAACCAAGGAGCGGATCCGACGCATCGTGGAGGAGACGGGCTATGTCGTGAACCACGGCGCCCGCATGCTGCGAAGCCGGTCCTCCAACCAGATTCTCGTCTTGCTGGGCAACATCGCCGCGACGACGTTCCCGGAGGTCGTGCTCGGGATCGAGGAGGCCGTGCAAGAGCATGGTTACAGCGTGCTCGTCGGCAGCACGCACAACGACCCGGAGCGACAGGAGATCCTCGCCAACCAGCTTCTGACAGGCGCCGCGGACGGCATCATCCTGATGACCGGCCTGCTGCCCGAGGTCGTGCGCAATTTTCCGAACTACGAGCAGCATGTCGTCGCGGTCACGCGCATGGTGCCCGACAAGCGCATCCCGCAGGTCAATATCGACAACAGGGCGGCGATGGAGACTGCGGTCGCCCATCTGCTGGCGCTCGGGCACAGCCGCATCGTGCATCTGAGCGGACCGCTCGACAGCCCGACCTTCCAGGCCCGCGCGGAAGGGTACAGGCGGGCCATGCGGTCGGCCGGCGCCCATCCCGCCGTCATTCCTTCACAGGCCTTCAACATCCAGGCTGGCATCGAAGCGATGGAGCGGCTCCTGGCACTGCCCGACCGGCCGACCGCGATCATCTGCGCCAGCGACGAAATGGCCATGGGCGCGATCAGCCTCGCCACAGGAAAAGGCATCCGGGTGCCGGACGACATGTCGTTCGTTGGATTCGACGACATTCCCTTCAGCGTCGTCATGAACCCGCCGCTCTCCACCATCCACATTCCACGCCGCGACATGGGCCGTGCCGGCGGGCGCATCCTGCTCCGCAACCTGACCGAGGGCGCAGGCAAGGCGGAAAACGTGGTGCTGAGGCACGAGCTGATCGTTCGGGGAAGTTGCGGCAGGCTCTCCCGGAGCCGTTGA
- a CDS encoding sugar phosphate isomerase/epimerase family protein, with translation MPTISVQLYTLRAIEDDARMLDAVAQAGYDHVEHYGATFARAGALAPLMADRGIKASGSHVALQDLRDDMSRVAANAATLGMTSLFVPSVPVPQRDMDAAGWRGLGKELAGLADAAAGHGLTLGYHTHDWDFRPKEEGKAALDLVFEAAGSAPVEWEADIAWLAKAGVDPLAWLDRYSDRLSAVHVKDLAPAGTNEEEAGWADVGAGVLDWPVLWRAALSRGAEVMVVEHDKPLDPARTVAGGLRYIRDTLL, from the coding sequence GTGCCGACAATATCGGTTCAGCTCTACACGCTGCGCGCGATCGAGGACGATGCCCGCATGCTCGATGCGGTGGCGCAGGCCGGCTACGACCATGTCGAGCACTACGGGGCGACCTTTGCTCGCGCGGGCGCGCTGGCGCCGCTGATGGCCGATCGCGGCATCAAGGCCAGCGGCAGCCATGTCGCGCTGCAGGACCTCAGGGACGACATGTCCCGCGTTGCCGCCAATGCAGCCACGCTCGGCATGACATCGCTGTTCGTGCCCTCGGTGCCGGTGCCGCAGCGCGACATGGACGCCGCAGGCTGGCGCGGGCTCGGCAAGGAGCTCGCCGGGCTCGCGGACGCGGCGGCCGGGCACGGCCTGACCCTCGGCTATCACACGCATGATTGGGATTTCCGCCCCAAGGAAGAGGGCAAGGCGGCGCTCGATCTGGTGTTCGAGGCGGCGGGTTCGGCGCCCGTCGAATGGGAAGCCGACATCGCCTGGCTGGCGAAGGCAGGGGTCGATCCGCTGGCCTGGCTGGACCGTTATTCCGATCGCCTGTCCGCGGTCCATGTGAAGGATCTGGCGCCTGCCGGCACCAACGAGGAGGAGGCGGGATGGGCCGATGTCGGCGCCGGCGTCCTCGATTGGCCGGTGCTCTGGCGGGCTGCGCTGTCCAGGGGCGCCGAGGTCATGGTCGTCGAGCATGACAAGCCGCTCGATCCGGCGAGGACCGTCGCCGGCGGCCTCCGCTACATCCGGGACACTCTGCTTTGA
- a CDS encoding Gfo/Idh/MocA family protein, whose product MKIGIIGCGVISGAYLRGAGRSSRLSVASVADIDASAAGAQAEAFGVRSRTVEALLADPQIGLVVNLTVPAAHAEVSGRIIEAGKHVYSEKPLGVSAAEARRLIALAQARGVRIGCAPDTFLGAAHQASRALIDAGVIGTVLSGSMSVLSRGMEAWHPNPDFFFRPGGGPVLDLGPYYVTQLVNLLGPIASVAATSGMGHASRTIGSGPRAGETVPVTTPTSYSALLTFRGGARISFEASWDVWKHQRVPIELYGTEGSLLVPDPNFFGDEPRVSRRGGDWERVDISAYAFGTPNRTLRTGRAVADHRSIGVVDMVSAIAEGRAHRADAGLALHVLDVLEAIDASASSGAFVEISSTCERPEPLPAGSDEAVFDTAVRSARAS is encoded by the coding sequence ATGAAGATCGGCATCATCGGCTGCGGCGTCATCAGCGGCGCCTATCTGAGAGGCGCTGGACGCTCCTCGCGCCTGTCCGTCGCGAGCGTGGCCGACATCGATGCGAGCGCCGCCGGAGCGCAGGCCGAGGCGTTCGGCGTGCGGTCCCGCACCGTCGAGGCGTTGCTGGCCGACCCGCAGATCGGTCTCGTGGTCAACCTCACCGTGCCGGCCGCCCATGCGGAGGTCAGCGGCCGGATTATCGAAGCCGGCAAGCACGTCTATTCCGAAAAGCCGCTGGGCGTCAGCGCAGCCGAGGCCCGCCGGCTGATCGCCCTCGCCCAGGCCCGCGGCGTGCGCATCGGCTGCGCGCCCGACACGTTTCTCGGCGCTGCGCATCAGGCGAGCCGCGCGCTGATCGATGCCGGTGTGATCGGGACGGTGCTCAGCGGCTCCATGAGCGTTCTTTCGCGCGGCATGGAAGCCTGGCATCCCAACCCGGATTTCTTCTTCAGGCCGGGCGGCGGGCCGGTGCTCGACCTCGGGCCTTATTATGTGACGCAGCTCGTCAATCTGCTCGGGCCGATCGCTTCGGTCGCGGCCACGTCCGGGATGGGCCATGCCTCGCGCACCATCGGCAGCGGCCCGCGCGCGGGTGAAACGGTGCCGGTCACGACACCGACCAGCTACAGCGCCTTGCTGACTTTCCGTGGCGGCGCGCGCATCAGCTTCGAAGCGTCGTGGGACGTCTGGAAGCATCAGCGTGTGCCCATCGAGCTCTACGGCACGGAAGGCAGCCTCCTGGTTCCCGACCCGAATTTCTTCGGCGACGAGCCGCGGGTGAGCCGGCGCGGCGGCGACTGGGAGCGGGTCGACATTTCCGCCTACGCGTTCGGAACGCCGAACCGCACGCTGCGAACCGGCCGCGCGGTCGCAGACCACCGTTCGATCGGCGTGGTCGACATGGTGTCGGCGATCGCCGAAGGGCGCGCCCACCGCGCCGATGCCGGTCTCGCGCTGCACGTGCTGGACGTCCTGGAGGCGATCGACGCGTCCGCGAGCAGCGGCGCTTTCGTCGAGATTTCCTCGACCTGCGAGCGGCCGGAACCACTGCCGGCCGGCTCGGACGAGGCGGTCTTCGACACCGCCGTCAGGTCCGCGAGGGCGAGCTGA